The Pusillibacter faecalis genome has a window encoding:
- a CDS encoding ABC-F family ATP-binding cassette domain-containing protein — translation MITVNDVSMNFSGQTLFKHVDLKFIPGNCYGIIGANGAGKSTFLRILSGDLEPTTGEVIIPKEERMSILKQDHFQYDAYTVLDTVILGNQHLYDIMKEKDALYEKEDFTDEDGVRASELEAEFAEMGGWEAESDASRLLQGLGLPGDILYSEMSSLTAKEKVKVLLAQALFGKPDIILLDEPTNHLDIQAIEWLEDFLLDCEALTLVVSHDRHFLNTVCTNIVDVDYGQIKMYVGNYEFWYESSQLVQRMIKDQNRKNEEKIKELQSFIQRFSANKSKSKQATARRKLLDKLTVEEMPASSRRYPFVGFKMDRECGKEILAVENLSKTVDGRKVLDNVSFRVNRGEKIAFVGEDEIAKTTLFKIIMGEMEPDEGTYKWGTTITTSYFPLDNSAFFNDCDLNLVDWLGQYTADNAEENTESFKRSFLGRMLFSGDDVFKPVKVLSGGEKVRCMLSRMMLFGSNVLVMDQPTNHLDLESITAVNNGLIDFKGVVLFSSHDHEFVQTIANRIMEFHDGKLTDKLGTYEEYLESQRASGAV, via the coding sequence ATGATTACTGTCAATGACGTCAGCATGAACTTCAGCGGTCAGACGCTTTTCAAGCATGTGGATCTGAAATTTATCCCTGGCAACTGCTATGGCATCATCGGTGCCAACGGCGCTGGTAAGTCCACGTTTCTGCGCATCCTCTCCGGCGACTTGGAGCCCACTACCGGCGAGGTCATCATCCCGAAAGAGGAGCGCATGTCCATCCTGAAACAGGACCACTTTCAATATGATGCCTACACTGTGCTGGATACGGTGATCCTTGGTAATCAGCACCTCTATGACATCATGAAAGAGAAGGACGCCCTCTATGAGAAAGAGGACTTCACCGACGAGGACGGCGTCCGGGCCAGCGAACTGGAGGCGGAATTCGCCGAGATGGGCGGCTGGGAGGCCGAATCGGACGCCAGCCGGCTCCTACAGGGTTTGGGGCTGCCTGGGGACATCCTGTACAGCGAAATGAGTAGCCTCACTGCTAAGGAAAAAGTCAAAGTCCTGCTGGCCCAGGCCTTGTTCGGCAAGCCGGACATCATTCTCCTGGACGAGCCCACCAACCATCTGGACATCCAAGCCATCGAGTGGCTGGAGGACTTTTTGCTGGACTGCGAGGCGCTGACCCTGGTGGTCAGCCACGACCGCCATTTCCTCAACACTGTGTGCACCAATATTGTGGACGTGGACTATGGCCAGATCAAGATGTATGTTGGCAACTATGAGTTCTGGTACGAGTCCAGCCAGCTGGTCCAGCGGATGATCAAGGATCAGAACCGGAAGAACGAGGAGAAGATCAAGGAGCTGCAAAGCTTCATCCAGCGCTTCTCCGCTAATAAGTCCAAATCCAAGCAGGCCACCGCCCGGAGAAAGCTTTTGGACAAGCTGACGGTGGAGGAGATGCCCGCGTCCTCTCGGCGCTATCCCTTTGTAGGCTTCAAGATGGACCGGGAGTGTGGCAAGGAGATTCTAGCAGTGGAAAACCTCTCCAAGACTGTGGATGGCCGGAAAGTCCTGGACAACGTCTCTTTCCGGGTCAACCGGGGGGAGAAGATCGCCTTTGTGGGCGAGGACGAGATCGCCAAGACCACACTCTTTAAGATCATCATGGGAGAGATGGAACCGGACGAGGGCACCTATAAGTGGGGTACTACCATTACCACCAGCTATTTCCCTCTGGATAACTCCGCCTTCTTTAATGACTGCGATCTGAACCTGGTGGACTGGCTGGGGCAGTATACAGCCGACAACGCGGAGGAAAACACGGAGTCCTTCAAACGCTCTTTCCTGGGGCGGATGCTGTTCTCTGGTGACGACGTCTTCAAGCCGGTCAAGGTCCTCTCCGGCGGCGAGAAGGTACGGTGTATGCTCTCGCGGATGATGCTTTTTGGCTCCAATGTGCTGGTGATGGATCAGCCTACAAACCACCTGGACCTGGAGTCTATTACTGCCGTCAACAACGGCCTCATTGATTTCAAGGGCGTGGTGTTGTTTTCCAGCCACGACCACGAGTTTGTCCAGACCATTGCCAATCGGATCATGGAGTTCCATGACGGCAAGCTCACTGACAAGCTGGGCACTTATGAGGAGTATCTAGAGAGCCAGCGCGCATCCGGCGCAGTCTGA
- the queA gene encoding tRNA preQ1(34) S-adenosylmethionine ribosyltransferase-isomerase QueA, translated as MKTSDFYYELPPELIAQTPIEKRDNSRLMTLSRENGAIGHHHFYELPEFLNPGDCLILNDSRVLPARLLGQRLPGGGACEVLLLIDRGDKTWECLVRPGRKMHPGARLSFGNGELTAEIAGEVEGGNRLVRFQYDGIFLEVLERLGKMPLPPYIKEELADRERYQTVYSKVVGSAAAPTAGLHFTKPLLEAIAAKGVDIGSITLHVGLGTFRPVKEKNITDHEMHSEYCVISQETADLINRTKARGGRCVCVGTTSCRTLESWAREDGTMEAKAGWTDIYIYPGYKFKVMDALITNFHLPESTLIMLVSAFAGREHVLAAYEEAVRERYRFFSFGDAMLLY; from the coding sequence ATGAAAACCAGTGACTTTTACTACGAGCTCCCTCCGGAGCTGATCGCCCAAACCCCGATTGAAAAGCGGGATAATTCCCGTTTGATGACACTGAGCAGAGAAAACGGGGCAATAGGGCATCACCATTTTTACGAGCTGCCAGAGTTTCTGAACCCCGGCGACTGCTTGATTTTGAATGACTCCCGTGTTCTCCCGGCACGTCTGTTGGGCCAGCGTCTTCCGGGGGGAGGCGCCTGCGAAGTATTGTTACTCATTGACCGGGGCGACAAAACATGGGAATGTCTCGTGCGCCCGGGCCGGAAGATGCATCCTGGCGCCAGACTTTCCTTTGGAAACGGGGAGCTGACAGCAGAGATCGCCGGTGAGGTAGAGGGAGGAAATCGCTTGGTCCGCTTCCAATATGACGGCATTTTTTTGGAGGTTTTAGAGCGCCTCGGTAAAATGCCCCTGCCGCCCTACATCAAGGAGGAACTGGCAGACCGGGAGCGGTATCAGACCGTCTATTCCAAAGTCGTTGGCAGTGCAGCAGCTCCCACTGCGGGACTGCACTTTACAAAACCGCTGCTGGAGGCGATTGCAGCCAAGGGCGTCGATATTGGTTCTATCACACTCCATGTTGGCCTTGGAACCTTTCGACCTGTTAAGGAAAAAAACATTACAGATCATGAAATGCATAGCGAATACTGCGTGATCTCCCAGGAGACGGCAGACCTCATCAACCGTACCAAGGCGCGGGGCGGAAGATGTGTCTGTGTCGGTACCACCTCCTGCCGGACTCTGGAATCCTGGGCCAGAGAGGACGGTACCATGGAGGCCAAGGCCGGATGGACCGATATCTATATCTATCCAGGGTACAAGTTTAAGGTGATGGATGCTCTGATAACTAACTTCCATCTGCCGGAGAGTACACTGATCATGTTGGTGTCCGCTTTTGCGGGGCGGGAGCATGTGTTGGCGGCTTATGAGGAAGCCGTCAGAGAGCGTTACCGGTTCTTCAGCTTTGGCGATGCGATGCTTCTCTATTGA
- the tgt gene encoding tRNA guanosine(34) transglycosylase Tgt, with product MFQVLKTEGRARRGEFSCTHGGVVQTPVFMNVGTQAAIKGGVSADDLREVGCQIELSNTYHLHLRPGDQIVRKLGGLHKFMRWDGPILTDSGGFQVFSLASLRKIKEEGVYFASHIDGHKIFMGPEESMRIQSNLGSDIAMAFDECVENPATYEYARASCERTLRWLERCKVEHDRLNTLPDTVNPNQMLFGINQGATFADLRAWHMQQIARIDCDGFAIGGLAVGEPAEVMYEMIDVVEPFMPKEKPRYLMGVGTPSNIIEAVSRGVDFFDCVMPSRNGRHGKLFTWEGTVNIMNEKYQADERPISEHCSCPVCCRYSRAYLRHLFKADEVLALRLAVLHNLYFYNELMACIRKALDEGNFAAFRAQYSGQLEKRV from the coding sequence ATGTTTCAAGTTCTCAAAACCGAAGGCCGCGCGCGGCGCGGTGAGTTTTCCTGTACCCACGGCGGCGTGGTGCAGACGCCTGTTTTTATGAATGTAGGGACTCAGGCCGCCATCAAAGGCGGCGTCTCTGCGGATGACCTGCGGGAGGTTGGCTGCCAGATTGAACTGAGCAATACCTATCATCTGCATCTGAGGCCCGGCGATCAAATTGTTCGGAAATTGGGCGGACTCCACAAATTCATGCGCTGGGACGGTCCGATTCTGACGGATTCCGGTGGCTTTCAGGTATTTTCTTTGGCGTCTCTCCGAAAAATCAAGGAGGAAGGTGTCTATTTTGCCTCCCACATTGACGGTCACAAGATCTTTATGGGACCCGAGGAGTCCATGCGCATCCAGTCCAACCTGGGCAGCGACATTGCTATGGCCTTTGACGAGTGTGTGGAGAACCCCGCCACTTATGAGTACGCCAGGGCTAGCTGCGAGCGGACACTCCGCTGGTTAGAACGGTGTAAGGTAGAGCACGACCGGCTGAACACGCTGCCAGACACGGTGAATCCCAACCAAATGCTCTTTGGAATTAACCAGGGCGCCACCTTTGCAGACTTGCGGGCCTGGCACATGCAGCAGATTGCCAGAATTGACTGTGACGGCTTTGCCATCGGCGGCCTGGCAGTGGGAGAGCCGGCAGAGGTCATGTATGAGATGATTGACGTAGTGGAGCCTTTCATGCCCAAGGAAAAGCCACGCTATCTAATGGGAGTTGGGACTCCCAGCAACATCATTGAGGCGGTCAGCCGGGGCGTTGATTTTTTTGACTGCGTCATGCCATCCCGCAACGGCCGCCACGGCAAGCTCTTCACTTGGGAGGGGACCGTGAACATCATGAATGAGAAATACCAGGCTGACGAGCGCCCCATCAGCGAGCACTGCAGCTGTCCGGTGTGCTGCCGGTATTCCAGGGCGTATCTTCGCCATCTATTCAAGGCGGACGAGGTCTTGGCATTGCGGCTGGCCGTACTGCACAACTTATATTTCTATAATGAGCTGATGGCTTGTATCCGCAAGGCGTTAGATGAGGGGAACTTCGCAGCTTTTCGGGCGCAGTACAGTGGCCAGCTGGAAAAGCGGGTATAG
- the asd gene encoding aspartate-semialdehyde dehydrogenase, with protein MNQYKVGIIGGTGMVGQRFITLMENHPWFQLTAIAASGRSAGKPYEEAVQGRWAMTTPIPEEAKKLAVLDADADAEKLAGMVDFCFCAVDMKKEEIRALEERYAKLECPIISNNSANRWTDDVPMVIPEINADHIDVIEAQRKRLGTKRGFIAVKSNCSIQSYVPALHPLMKYGLERALVCTYQAISGAGKTFERWPEMVDNCIPYIGGEEEKSEQEPLKVWGHLENGKIIKAESPVITAQCFRVACLDGHMAAVFMKFQDGSKPSIEQIKADWAAFRGPAQELELPSAPKQFLHYFEEDNRPQTKLDRNLEHGMAISLGRLREDSQYDYKFVGLSHNTLRGAAGGAVLLAELLCAKGYIEAK; from the coding sequence ATGAATCAGTACAAGGTTGGGATTATTGGCGGAACGGGAATGGTGGGCCAGCGCTTTATTACCCTGATGGAAAACCATCCCTGGTTCCAGCTGACTGCCATCGCCGCCAGCGGCCGCAGCGCCGGAAAGCCGTATGAGGAGGCCGTGCAGGGCCGCTGGGCTATGACCACTCCCATTCCTGAGGAGGCGAAGAAGCTGGCGGTGCTGGATGCCGACGCGGATGCAGAGAAGCTGGCTGGCATGGTGGATTTCTGCTTTTGCGCCGTGGATATGAAAAAAGAGGAAATTCGTGCTCTGGAGGAGAGATATGCGAAACTGGAGTGCCCCATCATCTCCAATAACTCCGCCAACCGCTGGACCGATGACGTCCCCATGGTAATCCCCGAGATCAACGCCGATCATATTGATGTCATTGAGGCCCAGCGCAAGCGGCTGGGAACGAAGCGTGGATTCATTGCTGTCAAGTCCAACTGCTCCATCCAGAGCTATGTCCCTGCCCTGCACCCACTGATGAAATACGGGTTGGAGCGGGCGCTGGTTTGTACTTATCAAGCAATCTCTGGTGCAGGCAAAACCTTTGAGCGTTGGCCGGAGATGGTGGACAACTGTATCCCCTACATCGGTGGCGAGGAGGAGAAATCTGAGCAGGAGCCGCTGAAGGTTTGGGGACATCTGGAAAACGGTAAAATTATCAAGGCAGAATCTCCAGTGATCACAGCTCAGTGCTTCCGGGTAGCTTGCCTGGACGGACACATGGCGGCGGTTTTCATGAAGTTCCAGGACGGTAGTAAGCCCTCCATTGAGCAAATCAAGGCGGATTGGGCGGCCTTTCGAGGGCCGGCACAGGAACTGGAGCTCCCCTCCGCGCCCAAGCAGTTCCTACACTACTTTGAGGAGGACAATCGGCCCCAAACCAAGTTGGACCGGAATCTGGAACACGGCATGGCCATCTCTCTGGGACGCCTGCGGGAGGACTCCCAATACGATTATAAATTTGTGGGCCTGAGTCACAACACGCTGCGCGGCGCCGCCGGCGGTGCGGTATTACTGGCGGAGCTGCTGTGTGCCAAGGGCTATATAGAGGCCAAGTAA
- the dapA gene encoding 4-hydroxy-tetrahydrodipicolinate synthase, translating into MKQPIFKGSGVAIVTPFIHESVDLAAMGRLLDFQLEGGTDAVIVCGTTGEASTMTYRERMRTIEFCVEHIDGRIPVIAGAGSNNTESALALSKDAERAGADGLLLVTPYYNKASQPGLIRHYTCIADAVNVPIILYNVPSRTGVNIAPESYAELSKHPNIMGTKEASSNFGNLQRTLNLCPEDFYIWSGNDDETLPICALGGVGVISVAANILPAEMHALASLCLDGDFSAARELQLYLKDFCDTMFCEVNPIPVKAAMNLLGMEAGALRLPLYEANGIQMERIRKTLVQYRLLQES; encoded by the coding sequence ATGAAACAGCCAATTTTTAAAGGTTCCGGTGTGGCGATTGTGACGCCATTCATTCATGAAAGCGTAGATTTGGCCGCGATGGGCCGCCTTCTGGACTTCCAGTTGGAGGGCGGAACAGACGCTGTCATCGTCTGCGGCACAACAGGAGAGGCCAGCACCATGACCTATCGTGAGCGGATGCGGACCATTGAATTCTGTGTGGAGCATATTGATGGCCGGATTCCGGTAATTGCTGGAGCCGGCTCCAATAATACAGAATCTGCTCTGGCTTTGTCCAAGGATGCAGAGCGGGCCGGAGCTGATGGCTTGCTGCTGGTGACACCATATTACAACAAAGCCAGCCAGCCGGGACTCATTCGGCACTATACCTGCATTGCTGATGCGGTGAATGTGCCCATCATTCTTTATAACGTGCCCTCCCGTACCGGAGTCAATATTGCACCGGAGAGCTATGCGGAATTGTCTAAACACCCGAACATCATGGGTACCAAAGAGGCCAGCAGTAATTTCGGCAATCTCCAGAGAACCCTGAACCTCTGCCCAGAGGATTTTTATATCTGGTCCGGCAATGACGATGAGACTCTCCCCATCTGCGCATTGGGAGGCGTGGGTGTCATCTCTGTGGCGGCGAATATCCTGCCAGCGGAGATGCATGCCTTGGCATCTCTTTGTCTGGACGGAGACTTCTCTGCCGCAAGAGAGCTGCAGCTGTACTTAAAGGATTTCTGTGACACAATGTTCTGTGAGGTAAACCCCATTCCCGTCAAAGCGGCGATGAATCTGCTGGGGATGGAAGCGGGTGCCTTACGGCTTCCGCTGTACGAAGCAAACGGTATCCAGATGGAGCGTATCCGAAAAACCTTGGTCCAATATCGACTGTTGCAGGAGAGCTGA
- a CDS encoding DUF3792 family protein, with the protein MGKKKTTAAIWTVFLRGSMLSLGIYFAGILLLALLLVKGAIPESGAFPVTAVLCFLSAMSGGLLTARQSPWGTLPSALLNTLVFAGILIAAGAICWQGITWYGHGSILLLCALAGGVVAGILGGRRSHRRKRK; encoded by the coding sequence ATGGGCAAAAAAAAGACTACGGCTGCGATATGGACCGTATTCCTCAGGGGAAGCATGCTGTCACTAGGCATATACTTTGCAGGAATTCTACTGCTGGCATTATTGCTGGTAAAAGGGGCGATACCCGAAAGCGGTGCCTTTCCTGTGACGGCAGTGCTGTGCTTTTTGTCTGCTATGAGTGGGGGACTGCTTACGGCACGACAATCTCCATGGGGAACCCTGCCGTCCGCTTTACTCAACACCCTCGTCTTTGCTGGAATTTTGATCGCGGCGGGAGCCATCTGCTGGCAGGGAATCACCTGGTATGGTCATGGAAGTATTCTGCTTCTGTGTGCCTTGGCAGGAGGCGTAGTGGCGGGTATCTTGGGCGGACGCAGGAGCCACCGCCGCAAACGTAAATAG
- a CDS encoding SpoIID/LytB domain-containing protein: MKKRFLAMFAVVTFFILSAVPASAVVNDTIKVGLRYGSSAMTSANLENDVGEGYEFGYFDSDRNFVSLEWTDETTITMSPSGHGTIQVTVTGTDEVLYESDGDTLGVLPSGRSTATWFRGYRYPGGFEYVLSGGLLNVINVVDLEEYVKGVIPYEMSGSWPLAALEAQAVCARTYACRDSKHFSTYGFDVCNGTDCQVYNGLGSGSSAATDRSNQAVDNTAGLMLYYDGYLVQDAVYHASNGGATEDSKNVWGTDKGYLKGKSDPYEAQTSIPNYQWSVTYTVDELSWILDQKGYDVGTVQDVYVSEYTPSGNVRAVTFVGTKGTKTVTGETCRTIFYSSTYGKSVSSMRFSIQGGSGGAGGVYVNGSGTCLPSLEGISVISSGGTSTLQGSSVSVISSAGTSTVNGGTSTAAVPNAGTFTITGSGNGHNVGLSQYGAKAMAELGYTYEEILQFYYTDITIW, encoded by the coding sequence ATGAAAAAACGATTCCTTGCGATGTTTGCTGTTGTGACATTTTTTATCCTAAGCGCGGTTCCCGCCTCAGCTGTTGTGAACGACACCATCAAGGTCGGTCTTCGTTATGGCTCCTCGGCCATGACCTCAGCCAATCTGGAAAATGACGTGGGGGAGGGGTATGAGTTCGGCTATTTTGACAGTGACCGGAATTTTGTCTCTCTGGAATGGACGGATGAGACCACGATTACCATGTCCCCTTCGGGCCATGGAACCATTCAAGTAACGGTCACGGGAACAGATGAGGTCCTGTATGAGTCTGATGGAGATACGCTGGGCGTTCTGCCATCGGGGCGAAGCACTGCCACCTGGTTCCGGGGTTACAGGTATCCTGGCGGATTTGAGTATGTTCTCTCTGGCGGACTTCTGAATGTGATCAATGTGGTGGATTTGGAGGAGTATGTAAAAGGCGTTATCCCGTATGAGATGAGCGGAAGCTGGCCGCTGGCTGCCTTGGAGGCGCAGGCCGTCTGCGCCCGTACCTACGCCTGCCGGGACAGCAAGCATTTCAGCACTTACGGCTTTGACGTTTGCAACGGAACGGACTGCCAGGTTTACAACGGACTTGGCAGCGGTTCTTCCGCCGCCACGGACCGGAGCAACCAGGCGGTAGACAATACCGCCGGCCTCATGCTCTACTATGATGGTTATCTGGTTCAGGACGCCGTGTACCATGCCTCCAACGGCGGCGCCACGGAGGACTCCAAAAACGTATGGGGAACCGACAAAGGCTATTTGAAGGGGAAGTCGGACCCTTATGAAGCCCAGACCAGCATCCCGAATTACCAGTGGAGCGTTACATATACCGTAGACGAGCTAAGCTGGATTCTGGATCAAAAGGGGTATGATGTGGGCACGGTACAGGATGTTTATGTCTCAGAATACACACCGTCAGGCAATGTGCGGGCCGTCACCTTTGTTGGTACCAAAGGAACCAAAACTGTTACAGGTGAGACCTGCCGGACCATCTTTTACAGCAGCACCTATGGAAAGTCTGTCAGCAGCATGCGCTTTTCCATCCAGGGCGGCAGCGGTGGTGCCGGCGGCGTTTATGTGAATGGTTCTGGTACCTGCTTGCCCTCGTTAGAGGGTATCTCTGTGATCTCCTCTGGTGGTACCAGTACCTTGCAGGGAAGCTCTGTATCTGTGATCTCCTCCGCAGGTACTTCCACAGTGAACGGAGGAACCAGCACAGCGGCTGTGCCAAACGCCGGAACCTTTACCATTACCGGAAGCGGAAACGGCCATAATGTAGGGCTCAGCCAGTACGGCGCAAAGGCCATGGCAGAACTTGGGTATACTTATGAGGAAATCCTCCAATTTTATTATACGGATATTACCATCTGGTAA
- a CDS encoding competence protein TfoX, giving the protein MIDLLNLGPVLAGNLQRAGIQTLEALWKLGVQRGLRIRQDVDLTACFHQFNALTTGCDQIK; this is encoded by the coding sequence TTGATAGACTTACTCAATCTCGGTCCCGTGCTGGCGGGAAACTTGCAGCGCGCCGGAATCCAGACACTGGAGGCGCTGTGGAAGCTTGGTGTGCAGAGGGGCCTCCGCATCCGGCAGGATGTGGACCTGACTGCCTGCTTTCACCAGTTCAATGCGCTGACTACGGGCTGCGATCAAATCAAATAG
- a CDS encoding Crp/Fnr family transcriptional regulator: protein MDYYDLSKTILFQGTTPEEVETMLNCLGAERRQYAKGQMICRTGDIVSSLGIVLSGSVLVENDDLWGNSTVLDRIGPGQIFAETYACTPGEPLMVNVVVPESAEVLFLQVGRILEMCPNACGYHNRLIRNLLTLSAQKNLTLSRKIFHTSSKSIRGRLRSYLSYQAILHGSRSFAIPFDRQQLADYLNVDRSALSNELSKMQKEGLLTVRKNHFTLNQENLESPFF from the coding sequence ATGGATTATTATGACCTGTCGAAAACAATCCTCTTCCAGGGGACCACACCGGAGGAGGTGGAGACGATGCTGAATTGCTTAGGGGCGGAGCGGCGCCAGTATGCCAAGGGGCAGATGATCTGCCGGACTGGTGACATAGTCTCCTCCCTGGGAATTGTGCTCTCTGGTAGTGTTCTGGTTGAAAATGACGATCTTTGGGGGAATAGCACTGTTCTAGATCGCATAGGCCCAGGACAAATTTTTGCAGAGACCTATGCCTGCACCCCAGGGGAACCATTAATGGTAAACGTGGTGGTTCCTGAGTCTGCAGAGGTACTCTTCCTCCAGGTGGGCCGGATTTTGGAGATGTGCCCCAATGCCTGCGGCTATCATAACAGGCTGATTCGCAATCTTCTAACGCTCTCGGCACAAAAGAACCTGACTCTGTCCAGAAAAATTTTTCACACCTCCTCAAAATCTATCCGGGGACGGCTGCGGTCGTACCTGTCCTACCAAGCAATCCTGCATGGCAGCCGGAGTTTTGCCATTCCCTTTGACCGTCAGCAGCTGGCAGACTATTTGAATGTAGATCGAAGCGCTCTTTCCAATGAGCTGAGTAAAATGCAAAAGGAAGGACTATTAACGGTACGGAAAAATCACTTTACCCTCAATCAGGAGAATTTGGAAAGCCCATTTTTCTGA
- the tyrS gene encoding tyrosine--tRNA ligase yields the protein MQIYEELKARGLIAQVTDEAEIRELVNNGKATFYIGFDPTADSLHVGHFMALCLMKRLQMAGNRPIALIGGGTGYIGDPSGRSDMRSMMTPETIQHNCECFKKQMERFIEFGEGKAMMLNNADWLLKLNYVDLLREVGACFSVNNMLRAECYKQRMEKGLSFLEFNYMIMQSYDFYHMFQAVGCNMQFGGDDQWSNMLGGTELIRRKLGKDAYAMTITLLMNSEGKKMGKTASGAVWLDPNKTSPYDFYQYWRNVGDADVLKCIRMLTFLPLEQIDEMDQWEGSQLNQAKEILAYELTNLVHGEAEAEKAQETARKLFSGGDAADMPCTKLRREDFDGERIDILTLLVKCGLCASKGEARRLVQQGGVTVDGQKVGDIEAAWSCKDCCGEGKVIKKGKKVYHKALMEE from the coding sequence ATGCAGATTTACGAAGAACTCAAGGCCCGCGGGCTCATTGCCCAGGTGACAGACGAGGCGGAGATCCGGGAGCTGGTCAACAACGGAAAGGCAACCTTTTATATCGGCTTCGACCCCACTGCCGACTCACTCCATGTGGGCCACTTCATGGCCCTATGCCTCATGAAACGGCTACAGATGGCGGGCAACCGGCCCATCGCCCTGATCGGCGGCGGCACCGGCTATATCGGCGACCCCTCTGGCCGCAGTGACATGCGATCTATGATGACGCCGGAAACCATTCAGCACAACTGCGAGTGCTTCAAAAAACAGATGGAGCGGTTCATTGAGTTTGGCGAGGGCAAAGCCATGATGCTCAACAATGCTGACTGGCTTTTAAAGCTCAACTACGTGGACCTTCTTCGGGAAGTGGGTGCCTGTTTCTCTGTAAACAACATGCTGCGGGCTGAATGCTATAAGCAGCGGATGGAAAAGGGCTTGAGCTTCCTGGAATTTAACTATATGATCATGCAGTCCTATGACTTCTACCACATGTTTCAGGCCGTGGGGTGCAACATGCAGTTCGGCGGTGACGACCAGTGGAGCAATATGCTGGGCGGTACGGAGCTGATCCGCCGCAAGTTGGGCAAGGACGCCTATGCCATGACCATCACCCTGCTCATGAACTCTGAGGGCAAGAAAATGGGCAAGACCGCCTCCGGCGCGGTTTGGCTGGACCCCAACAAGACTTCTCCCTATGATTTCTACCAGTATTGGCGGAACGTAGGCGACGCGGACGTACTCAAGTGTATCCGAATGCTGACTTTCCTGCCGCTGGAGCAGATTGACGAAATGGATCAGTGGGAGGGCAGCCAGCTCAACCAGGCTAAGGAAATTCTGGCCTATGAGCTGACCAATCTGGTCCACGGCGAAGCCGAGGCGGAAAAAGCCCAGGAAACAGCCCGTAAGCTGTTCTCTGGAGGCGATGCAGCCGATATGCCCTGCACCAAACTGCGTCGGGAGGATTTCGATGGTGAGAGGATCGACATTCTGACCCTGTTGGTCAAGTGCGGCCTCTGTGCTTCCAAAGGCGAGGCCCGGCGGCTGGTGCAGCAGGGCGGCGTGACGGTAGACGGCCAGAAGGTAGGTGACATCGAGGCCGCCTGGAGCTGCAAAGACTGTTGCGGCGAGGGCAAGGTCATCAAGAAGGGCAAAAAGGTCTACCACAAGGCGTTGATGGAGGAGTAA
- the yajC gene encoding preprotein translocase subunit YajC, translating to MESIIMIVLMFALLYFMLIRPEKKRKQQAQQMRDGLKKGDTITTIGGIIGKVVSIDKDTFVIETSEDRVRVQFAKWALSTVGVQTGEQPEAKKKEESAATEGADSSTPAEVPAETTSETDEEK from the coding sequence ATGGAATCCATAATTATGATCGTCTTAATGTTCGCTCTGCTGTACTTCATGCTGATCCGACCTGAAAAAAAGCGGAAACAGCAGGCCCAGCAGATGCGAGATGGTTTGAAGAAGGGCGATACCATCACCACCATTGGCGGTATTATTGGCAAGGTGGTGTCTATTGATAAAGATACCTTTGTGATTGAGACCAGCGAGGATCGTGTGCGGGTACAGTTTGCCAAGTGGGCATTGTCTACTGTGGGTGTCCAGACCGGCGAGCAGCCCGAGGCCAAAAAGAAGGAAGAGTCTGCCGCTACAGAGGGCGCTGATTCTTCAACTCCTGCCGAGGTTCCTGCGGAGACCACTTCTGAGACAGATGAAGAAAAATAA